From the genome of Bactrocera oleae isolate idBacOlea1 chromosome 2, idBacOlea1, whole genome shotgun sequence, one region includes:
- the LOC106624037 gene encoding metallo-beta-lactamase domain-containing protein 1 isoform X2, with the protein MRANCTCTLIRTRNGRNVIVDTLTAWDGERLTDALLNLHGLKPQDIHVVVCTHGHSDHNGCNYLFRAAQWHFMGACVSNRDKYLDCPLTRGDSEPFQLCGDDVVVVRTPGHTLNCVSVLVRGTNLGEVVGVCGDLFERVEDIADPTIWLEAGSENAESQRIQRLRMIELCNYIIPGHGQGFAVTEHMRGLLRQQVNLNKANNQ; encoded by the coding sequence ATGCGGGCCAATTGCACCTGTACTCTAATACGTACACGGAATGGGCGGAACGTCATCGTTGATACACTCACCGCCTGGGATGGAGAACGTCTAACGGATGCCCTTCTAAACTTACATGGGCTCAAGCCACAGGATATACATGTTGTTGTTTGTACACATGGTCATTCCGATCATAACGGCTGTAACTATCTCTTTCGTGCAGCGCAATGGCATTTTATGGGCGCCTGTGTCTCGAATCGTGACAAGTATTTAGATTGTCCATTAACTCGTGGTGATTCGGAACCTTTTCAATTGTGTGGGGATGATGTGGTTGTAGTACGCACACCAGGCCATACACTCAATTGTGTGTCGGTATTGGTGCGAGGCACTAATCTGGGGGAAGTTGTAGGAGTTTGTGGTGATTTATTCGAACGTGTTGAAGACATTGCGGATCCAACTATTTGGCTGGAAGCAGGTAGTGAAAATGCGGAATCTCAGCGAATACAACGTTTGCGAATGATCGAGTTGTGCAATTATATAATACCAGGTCATGGTCAGGGTTTTGCTGTAACAGAACATATGCGGGGACTACTGCGACAACAAGTGAATTTGAACAAGGCTAATAATCAGTAA
- the LOC106624037 gene encoding metallo-beta-lactamase domain-containing protein 1 isoform X1: MLAHTHIHMRLSALVCRPDSNDSNAMRANCTCTLIRTRNGRNVIVDTLTAWDGERLTDALLNLHGLKPQDIHVVVCTHGHSDHNGCNYLFRAAQWHFMGACVSNRDKYLDCPLTRGDSEPFQLCGDDVVVVRTPGHTLNCVSVLVRGTNLGEVVGVCGDLFERVEDIADPTIWLEAGSENAESQRIQRLRMIELCNYIIPGHGQGFAVTEHMRGLLRQQVNLNKANNQ; this comes from the coding sequence ACCAGATAGCAATGATTCCAATGCCATGCGGGCCAATTGCACCTGTACTCTAATACGTACACGGAATGGGCGGAACGTCATCGTTGATACACTCACCGCCTGGGATGGAGAACGTCTAACGGATGCCCTTCTAAACTTACATGGGCTCAAGCCACAGGATATACATGTTGTTGTTTGTACACATGGTCATTCCGATCATAACGGCTGTAACTATCTCTTTCGTGCAGCGCAATGGCATTTTATGGGCGCCTGTGTCTCGAATCGTGACAAGTATTTAGATTGTCCATTAACTCGTGGTGATTCGGAACCTTTTCAATTGTGTGGGGATGATGTGGTTGTAGTACGCACACCAGGCCATACACTCAATTGTGTGTCGGTATTGGTGCGAGGCACTAATCTGGGGGAAGTTGTAGGAGTTTGTGGTGATTTATTCGAACGTGTTGAAGACATTGCGGATCCAACTATTTGGCTGGAAGCAGGTAGTGAAAATGCGGAATCTCAGCGAATACAACGTTTGCGAATGATCGAGTTGTGCAATTATATAATACCAGGTCATGGTCAGGGTTTTGCTGTAACAGAACATATGCGGGGACTACTGCGACAACAAGTGAATTTGAACAAGGCTAATAATCAGTAA